From a region of the Hymenobacter jejuensis genome:
- a CDS encoding murein L,D-transpeptidase catalytic domain family protein has protein sequence MATPLATPVGKTMANPTGVEMKMPTAKQMQESFFDQRMHDLYRNLNVEAQGLRYEVFAKAVTGYLNLKQDNKLGDKQLLTVVDFELPSTEKRLWVLDLAQKQVLFHTLVAHGHNSGENVATNFSNENESNMSSLGFYVTRDEYRGKHGRSLKLDGVDEGFNTNALERSVVMHGADYVSEDFIRQYGRLGRSLGCPALPMDQYEQIIDTVNGGTCLYLNGSNPEYSSKYLNEDVAMTAVLGSNQLI, from the coding sequence ATGGCAACGCCCCTGGCGACGCCCGTGGGCAAGACGATGGCTAATCCGACAGGAGTGGAGATGAAGATGCCGACGGCGAAGCAAATGCAGGAGTCGTTTTTCGACCAGCGCATGCACGATCTTTACCGCAACCTCAATGTAGAAGCCCAAGGCTTACGGTACGAGGTGTTTGCAAAAGCCGTGACTGGCTACCTCAACCTGAAGCAGGATAACAAGCTGGGTGACAAGCAGTTGCTGACAGTCGTTGACTTTGAGCTGCCTTCCACCGAAAAGCGTCTGTGGGTGCTGGACCTTGCCCAAAAGCAAGTGCTCTTCCATACGCTGGTTGCCCACGGGCACAACTCGGGCGAAAATGTAGCGACCAACTTCTCAAACGAGAACGAGTCGAACATGAGCAGCCTGGGCTTTTACGTGACGCGCGACGAGTATCGTGGCAAGCACGGCCGTTCGCTTAAGCTGGACGGTGTTGACGAAGGATTCAATACCAACGCGCTAGAGCGGTCGGTGGTCATGCACGGCGCCGATTACGTGAGCGAAGATTTTATTCGTCAGTACGGACGCTTGGGTCGTAGCCTCGGCTGCCCAGCGCTGCCCATGGACCAGTATGAGCAGATTATTGATACCGTAAACGGCGGTACCTGTTTGTATCTCAACGGTTCGAACCCAGAGTATTCTTCGAAATACCTGAACGAAGACGTGGCCATGACGGCTGTGTTGGGTAGTAACCAACTGATCTAG
- a CDS encoding Ldh family oxidoreductase: protein MLFPYNTLFAFTESVFKSIGCPDADATLATETLLAADLRGIDSHGVARLIGYVRLWEAGRINPTPRVGVVYETPSTAVVDGDGGLGLVVAPKAMNVAIEKARVAGTGWVSVKNSNHFGIAGYHAMKALAHDMIGMAMTNASPLVAPTYSLDRLLGTNPIAVAVPAGDQPDFVADFATTTAANGKLEMLQRKQLPAPIGWIQDRDGNVSTNPNELKDGGALLPLGGETGSHKGYCLGSIVDIFSAVLSGANYGPWVPPFVAFLQPPADPVGQGIGHFFGAMRVDAFRPAAEFKAHMDNWITTFRNANAIEGHRVLIPGDPERETSQHRLLDGIPLLEPVVKDLETVGKKFGLSL, encoded by the coding sequence GTGCTTTTTCCCTACAATACCTTATTCGCCTTCACGGAGTCTGTGTTTAAAAGCATCGGCTGCCCCGATGCCGACGCCACCCTCGCAACAGAAACCCTGCTTGCGGCCGATCTGCGGGGCATCGATTCGCATGGCGTGGCCCGGCTCATCGGCTACGTGCGGCTGTGGGAAGCGGGGCGCATCAACCCCACCCCGCGCGTAGGCGTGGTGTACGAAACGCCGAGTACGGCCGTCGTGGACGGCGATGGCGGGCTGGGCTTGGTTGTGGCACCCAAAGCCATGAACGTAGCCATCGAGAAAGCCCGGGTGGCGGGTACCGGGTGGGTTTCGGTGAAGAACTCTAACCACTTCGGTATTGCAGGCTACCACGCCATGAAAGCGCTGGCCCACGACATGATCGGAATGGCCATGACCAACGCCAGCCCGCTGGTGGCGCCCACTTACTCGCTCGATCGCTTGCTGGGTACCAACCCCATTGCGGTAGCGGTGCCGGCCGGCGATCAACCCGATTTTGTGGCCGACTTTGCCACCACTACGGCAGCCAATGGCAAGCTGGAAATGTTGCAGCGCAAGCAACTACCCGCTCCCATCGGCTGGATTCAGGACCGCGACGGCAACGTTTCGACCAACCCCAATGAGTTGAAAGACGGCGGGGCGCTGCTGCCGCTGGGCGGCGAAACCGGCTCTCACAAAGGCTATTGCTTGGGCAGCATCGTCGATATTTTCTCGGCCGTGCTGTCGGGAGCAAACTATGGGCCGTGGGTGCCGCCATTCGTAGCCTTCTTGCAGCCGCCCGCCGATCCGGTGGGGCAGGGCATTGGTCACTTCTTCGGCGCGATGCGGGTTGATGCTTTCCGCCCCGCCGCCGAGTTCAAAGCCCACATGGACAACTGGATCACCACGTTCCGCAACGCCAACGCCATCGAGGGCCATCGGGTGCTGATTCCCGGTGATCCGGAACGCGAGACGTCGCAACACCGCTTGCTCGATGGCATTCCGTTGCTGGAGCCGGTAGTGAAGGATCTGGAAACTGTAGGAAAGAAATTTGGTTTGTCGCTCTAG
- a CDS encoding Ppx/GppA phosphatase family protein: MTTKHKRLALIDMGTNTFHLLIVELPEARHTEPAVLLRTKIGVKLGEGGISRGEIAPEAYTRALHTLAAFQEEIELHQATEVRATATSAVRSASNGPELVKDIFEQTGIKVDVIPGEREAELICQGIRTAVPLGPQPHLLMDIGGGSVEFIIADEVTIFWKRSFEIGAQRLLDMFFHQDPLLPADVQAEQEYLATVLEPLAAAVKQYKPVGLVGASGTFDTLGDLQAARAGAERGPNIPPETTITVESFYLSYEQLLHSTHEQRLSMPGMTPLRADMIVVACVLIDYVLKAYGFTSIRASAFALKEGLLAEILNKNNSY, translated from the coding sequence ATGACGACGAAACATAAACGCCTCGCCCTCATCGACATGGGTACCAATACGTTCCACCTGCTGATTGTGGAGCTGCCGGAAGCCCGGCACACCGAGCCGGCGGTGCTGCTGCGTACCAAAATTGGGGTAAAGCTGGGCGAAGGCGGCATCAGCCGGGGCGAGATCGCGCCGGAAGCCTACACGCGGGCGCTGCACACGCTGGCGGCTTTTCAGGAGGAAATCGAGCTGCATCAGGCAACGGAAGTGCGCGCCACGGCCACCAGCGCCGTACGCAGCGCCAGCAACGGGCCGGAGCTGGTGAAGGATATTTTTGAGCAAACGGGCATCAAGGTCGATGTCATTCCGGGCGAGCGCGAAGCCGAATTGATCTGCCAAGGCATCCGGACGGCGGTGCCGCTGGGCCCGCAGCCCCATCTGCTCATGGACATTGGGGGCGGCAGCGTGGAGTTTATCATTGCCGACGAGGTTACCATCTTCTGGAAGCGAAGCTTTGAGATCGGGGCGCAGCGCTTGCTGGATATGTTTTTCCACCAAGATCCGCTCCTGCCCGCCGATGTACAGGCCGAACAAGAATACCTGGCCACGGTGCTGGAGCCGCTTGCGGCGGCGGTGAAGCAGTACAAGCCGGTTGGACTAGTCGGGGCGTCGGGCACCTTCGATACGCTTGGCGACTTGCAGGCGGCTCGCGCCGGCGCCGAGCGCGGCCCCAATATTCCGCCCGAAACCACCATCACAGTCGAGAGCTTTTACCTGAGCTACGAGCAACTGCTGCACAGCACCCACGAACAACGCCTAAGCATGCCCGGCATGACGCCACTGCGGGCCGACATGATTGTGGTGGCCTGCGTTCTGATCGACTACGTGCTGAAGGCTTATGGCTTTACGAGCATCCGCGCGTCGGCTTTTGCCTTGAAGGAAGGACTACTGGCTGAAATCCTGAATAAGAACAACAGTTATTGA
- a CDS encoding class I SAM-dependent methyltransferase → MYSFLTTGNWPDYELLDAGNFEKLERFGRYILARPEPQAIWDPHLPASEWQRAHATFTREKGSQERGQWKLKPGMPEQWIINYDQAGLRLRFRLGLSSFKHVGLFPEQDPNWQFIYEQTKRRQATAPRVLNMFAYTGAATLAARAAGADVTHLDSVKQVNFWARDNMEASNLDGVRWLVEDAMKYVRREVKRGSKYQGLILDPPAYGRGPNGEKWQLEDELNEMLKLCKELLDPEDHFFLINLYSLGFSALILENLVSEIFPQSQGQREIGEIYLHDQGQRKLPLGTFCRFSTGG, encoded by the coding sequence ATGTATTCCTTCCTGACCACCGGAAACTGGCCCGATTACGAGTTGTTGGATGCCGGCAATTTTGAAAAGCTCGAACGTTTTGGTCGCTACATCCTGGCGCGGCCCGAGCCTCAAGCCATTTGGGACCCGCACCTGCCCGCCAGCGAATGGCAGCGCGCCCACGCCACCTTCACGCGCGAAAAAGGCAGCCAAGAGCGCGGCCAATGGAAGCTGAAGCCCGGCATGCCCGAGCAATGGATCATCAACTACGACCAAGCCGGCCTGCGCCTGCGCTTCCGGCTGGGGCTGTCGTCGTTTAAGCACGTCGGGCTGTTTCCGGAACAAGACCCCAACTGGCAGTTTATTTATGAGCAAACCAAACGACGCCAAGCCACCGCCCCGCGCGTGCTAAACATGTTTGCCTATACGGGCGCCGCCACGCTGGCGGCCCGAGCCGCCGGCGCCGACGTAACGCACCTCGACTCGGTGAAGCAAGTCAACTTCTGGGCCCGCGACAACATGGAAGCCAGCAACCTCGACGGCGTGCGTTGGCTCGTGGAAGACGCCATGAAATACGTGCGGCGCGAAGTAAAGCGCGGCAGCAAATACCAAGGCCTCATCCTCGATCCGCCCGCTTACGGCCGCGGCCCCAACGGCGAGAAATGGCAGTTGGAAGATGAGCTAAACGAAATGCTCAAACTCTGCAAAGAGCTGCTTGACCCCGAGGATCATTTCTTTCTGATCAACCTGTATTCGCTTGGTTTCTCGGCGCTGATCCTGGAAAACCTCGTTTCCGAAATCTTCCCTCAAAGCCAAGGCCAGCGCGAAATCGGCGAAATATACCTGCACGACCAAGGGCAGCGCAAGTTGCCGCTGGGCACCTTCTGCCGGTTCAGCACGGGCGGGTAG
- a CDS encoding DinB family protein, whose protein sequence is MHEIEITRMLDQLRRAFDGEAWSGPSLMDTLAHINAEQAAARPIPQAHSIWEIVLHVTAWVRTVERRIAQNEKIDLPASENWPPVPNPADDAAWQLTLEHLQEAHRELTGTVAGLYDNDLNRQFASDWDRPQGPSYYVLIHGVVQHNLYHVGQISLLKKAFT, encoded by the coding sequence ATGCACGAGATAGAGATTACCCGCATGCTCGATCAGCTCCGGCGCGCCTTCGATGGCGAAGCGTGGTCGGGGCCTTCACTGATGGATACGCTCGCCCATATTAATGCTGAGCAGGCTGCCGCCCGGCCCATTCCTCAGGCGCACAGCATTTGGGAAATTGTGCTGCACGTTACGGCTTGGGTCCGGACGGTGGAGCGCCGCATTGCTCAAAATGAGAAGATCGATTTGCCCGCTTCCGAAAACTGGCCGCCGGTACCAAACCCGGCCGACGATGCTGCTTGGCAACTGACGCTCGAACACCTGCAAGAAGCCCACCGCGAGCTAACCGGCACGGTAGCCGGCCTCTACGACAACGACCTGAACCGTCAGTTCGCTTCCGACTGGGATCGGCCGCAGGGTCCATCGTATTACGTTCTAATTCATGGGGTTGTGCAGCACAACCTTTACCACGTCGGACAAATTTCGCTGCTCAAAAAAGCGTTTACCTAA
- the dapF gene encoding diaminopimelate epimerase: MRLPFHKYQGTGNDFVMIDDRAHQFDATNHALVRFLCDRRRGIGADGLILLHKHADFDFEMVYFNADGYLGSMCGNGGRCTVAFAHQLGAIQAETKFLAADGPHEAHIEADGTVHLRMQDVAGQQEIEKDDIFLDTGSPHLVRFLPSSRLAELNVFAEGRAVRYSERFREKGTNVNFVEMPLVAGQPWQVRTYERGVEDETLSCGTGVTAVALAASRRGAASPVQLRTPGGDLQVSFQVRPDGSFTQVYLSGPATKVFEGNIEL, from the coding sequence ATGAGGCTTCCTTTTCACAAATACCAAGGCACCGGCAACGATTTCGTCATGATCGACGATCGCGCGCACCAGTTCGATGCTACAAATCACGCGTTGGTGCGCTTTCTCTGCGACCGCCGCCGCGGCATCGGCGCCGACGGCCTGATTCTGCTGCACAAGCACGCCGATTTCGACTTCGAGATGGTGTATTTCAACGCCGATGGCTATTTAGGCTCAATGTGCGGCAACGGCGGGCGGTGCACCGTAGCGTTTGCGCATCAGCTGGGGGCAATTCAGGCGGAGACCAAGTTTCTGGCCGCCGATGGTCCCCACGAAGCCCATATCGAAGCCGACGGCACCGTGCACCTGCGGATGCAGGACGTGGCGGGCCAGCAAGAGATCGAAAAGGACGACATCTTCCTCGACACGGGCTCGCCGCACTTGGTGCGCTTTCTGCCGTCGAGCCGATTGGCCGAGCTCAACGTGTTTGCCGAAGGCCGTGCCGTGCGCTACAGCGAGCGCTTTCGCGAAAAAGGCACCAACGTCAATTTCGTCGAGATGCCGCTCGTGGCCGGACAGCCTTGGCAGGTACGCACCTACGAGCGCGGAGTAGAAGACGAAACACTGTCGTGCGGCACCGGCGTCACGGCCGTGGCACTGGCGGCCTCGCGCCGTGGCGCGGCCAGCCCCGTGCAGTTGCGCACGCCCGGCGGTGACTTGCAGGTGTCTTTTCAGGTACGCCCCGATGGCTCTTTCACCCAAGTGTATCTGAGCGGCCCGGCTACCAAAGTCTTCGAAGGAAATATTGAGTTGTAA
- a CDS encoding GNAT family N-acetyltransferase: MLQSDTILLRALEDTDLEFLYALENDPAIWGVSDTMAPISRYTLRQYLDHAGADLQEVRQLRLVICASYDGHPVGTIDLFNYEPLHQRAGVGITVLASEQRRGYAHAALALLLQYGRDHLRLHQLYCTVASRNEASARLFRGAGFRRVGTRRQWLRTASGWDDAIEFQCLL, encoded by the coding sequence TTGCTTCAATCCGACACCATTCTGCTCAGAGCGCTCGAAGACACCGATCTGGAGTTTTTGTATGCGCTGGAGAATGACCCCGCCATCTGGGGGGTGTCGGATACGATGGCGCCCATTTCGCGCTACACGCTTCGGCAATATCTGGATCATGCCGGGGCCGATTTGCAGGAAGTGCGGCAACTGCGCCTAGTTATTTGCGCCAGCTACGACGGGCACCCGGTCGGCACCATCGACTTATTTAACTACGAGCCGCTGCACCAGCGAGCAGGCGTGGGCATCACCGTGCTGGCGAGCGAGCAACGACGCGGCTACGCCCACGCTGCGCTGGCACTTCTGCTACAGTACGGCCGCGACCACCTGCGTTTGCACCAGCTCTACTGCACAGTAGCAAGCCGTAACGAAGCCAGCGCCCGGCTTTTTCGGGGGGCGGGGTTTCGGCGGGTCGGTACGCGCCGCCAATGGCTGCGCACGGCCTCCGGCTGGGACGATGCCATTGAATTCCAGTGCTTGCTGTGA
- a CDS encoding glycosyltransferase family 1 protein — MPLSNSAEAPPRTSSSTTAKDLLSTTTDSTTAAPIHNLPDLVCFAHLHWDFVWQRPQHLLSRFAQQGRVFYVEEPFIHHDQTAPDFAHIEVKDRQHDLKVVVAHLPAGLSEDDANQLQAKLLSRYFAENKIDQFVAWYYTPMALPKSRHLQAAVTIYDCMDELANFKFAPPKLRELEQELFERADLVFTGGQSLYEAKSKQHNDAHAFPSSIDKDHFGLARTEIAEPADQASIPSPRVGFFGVVDERLDIELLGQLAEAHPEWQFVVIGPVVKIDPATLPSFTNIHYLGGKDYKELPSYLRGWDVATLLFADNESTKFISPTKTPEYLAAGKPVVSTPIRDVVRPYGDLNLVQIAATAEEFGKAIEKALEQRHDADWRSRTDVYLDTISWDLTWQGMVDLMQKKLNSNPSGLNGAGADQA; from the coding sequence ATGCCGCTCTCCAACTCGGCGGAGGCACCACCGCGTACCTCCTCCAGCACTACAGCCAAAGACCTACTCTCTACTACGACCGATTCTACTACCGCAGCACCTATTCATAACCTGCCCGATTTGGTGTGTTTCGCACACTTGCATTGGGACTTCGTGTGGCAGCGTCCACAGCACTTATTATCCCGCTTTGCACAGCAAGGCCGCGTATTTTACGTTGAAGAGCCCTTTATCCACCACGACCAGACGGCACCTGATTTCGCCCACATCGAAGTCAAAGACCGTCAGCACGATCTGAAAGTAGTGGTGGCCCATTTGCCGGCAGGCTTGTCGGAAGACGACGCCAACCAGTTGCAGGCCAAATTGCTGTCGCGGTATTTTGCCGAGAATAAAATTGACCAGTTCGTAGCATGGTACTATACGCCCATGGCATTGCCCAAATCGCGGCATTTGCAGGCGGCGGTGACCATCTATGATTGCATGGATGAGTTGGCAAACTTCAAGTTTGCCCCGCCCAAGCTACGCGAACTGGAGCAAGAGTTGTTTGAACGTGCCGATCTCGTGTTTACGGGAGGCCAGAGCTTGTACGAAGCCAAAAGCAAGCAGCACAACGATGCGCACGCTTTTCCGAGCAGCATCGACAAAGATCATTTTGGCTTAGCGCGCACCGAAATCGCCGAGCCCGCTGATCAGGCTTCCATCCCAAGCCCGCGCGTGGGATTCTTTGGAGTAGTCGACGAACGCCTTGATATTGAGTTACTTGGCCAGCTAGCCGAGGCGCACCCCGAGTGGCAGTTTGTGGTAATTGGCCCTGTCGTTAAGATTGATCCGGCTACTTTGCCCAGTTTCACCAACATCCATTATCTGGGTGGCAAGGATTATAAGGAACTGCCTTCGTACTTACGGGGTTGGGATGTAGCAACGTTGCTATTCGCTGATAACGAGAGCACTAAGTTTATCTCGCCCACCAAGACGCCGGAGTATCTGGCAGCCGGCAAGCCCGTAGTGAGCACACCCATTCGGGACGTAGTGCGGCCCTACGGCGACCTGAATTTGGTGCAGATAGCGGCAACCGCCGAGGAGTTTGGCAAGGCCATCGAAAAGGCCCTGGAGCAGCGCCACGATGCCGACTGGCGTAGTCGCACCGACGTCTACTTGGATACCATTTCATGGGATCTGACGTGGCAGGGAATGGTGGACTTGATGCAGAAGAAGTTGAATTCCAACCCCAGCGGCCTGAACGGAGCCGGTGCGGACCAGGCTTAA
- the glf gene encoding UDP-galactopyranose mutase, producing MFDYLIVGAGFAGSVLAERLATRSNKKVLIVDKRNHIAGNAYDHYNEEGVLVHKYGPHIFHTNSKDVFEYLSNFTDWRPYEHRVLASVDGQYLPIPINLDTINKLYGLSLNSFEVEQFLESLAEEIPVIKTSEDVVVSKVGRELYEKFFRNYTRKQWGLDPSELDKSVTSRVPTRTNRDGRYFTDTYQAMPLHGYTRMFERMLDHPNISIMLNTDYHDIMDFIPFKEMIFTGPVDEYFDFKFGKLPYRSLEFKHETLNTEQFLPAPVVNYPNEHLYTRITEFKALTGQQHPKTSIVYEYPKAEGDPYYPVPQPENAELYNKYKKLADSTPNVHFVGRLATYKYYNMDQVVAQALTLYKKLTDKVEKAAEKPSITGSTSIMEKLVPRDPAKE from the coding sequence ATGTTTGATTATCTCATCGTCGGAGCCGGGTTTGCCGGCAGCGTACTGGCCGAGCGTTTGGCCACCCGCTCTAATAAGAAAGTCCTCATTGTGGACAAGCGTAACCACATCGCTGGCAACGCCTACGACCATTACAACGAGGAAGGCGTGCTCGTACATAAGTACGGTCCGCATATTTTCCACACCAACTCCAAAGACGTATTCGAATACCTCTCCAATTTTACCGACTGGCGCCCTTACGAGCACCGCGTACTGGCATCCGTCGACGGCCAATATTTGCCCATTCCTATTAACCTGGATACCATCAACAAACTCTACGGTCTGAGCCTAAACAGCTTTGAGGTAGAGCAGTTTCTGGAGTCGTTGGCCGAAGAAATTCCGGTTATCAAAACGTCGGAGGATGTGGTAGTAAGCAAAGTAGGCCGCGAACTGTACGAGAAATTCTTCCGCAACTACACGCGCAAGCAGTGGGGCCTTGACCCGTCGGAGCTGGATAAGTCGGTGACCTCGCGCGTGCCTACCCGCACCAACCGCGACGGTCGCTACTTCACCGATACCTACCAAGCCATGCCGCTGCACGGCTACACGCGTATGTTTGAGCGCATGCTGGACCATCCCAACATCAGCATCATGCTCAATACCGATTACCACGACATCATGGATTTCATTCCGTTCAAGGAAATGATCTTCACGGGTCCGGTTGACGAGTATTTCGATTTCAAATTTGGCAAGCTGCCGTACCGCTCGCTCGAGTTTAAGCACGAAACGCTTAATACAGAGCAGTTTCTGCCGGCCCCGGTAGTCAACTACCCCAACGAGCATTTGTACACTCGCATCACGGAGTTTAAAGCCCTGACTGGCCAGCAACATCCCAAAACCAGCATCGTGTACGAATATCCCAAAGCCGAAGGCGATCCGTACTACCCAGTGCCGCAGCCCGAAAACGCGGAGCTCTACAATAAGTACAAAAAGCTGGCGGATTCCACCCCCAACGTTCATTTTGTAGGCCGTTTGGCTACCTACAAGTATTACAACATGGACCAAGTGGTGGCGCAAGCCCTGACTTTGTACAAAAAACTGACCGACAAAGTGGAGAAGGCCGCCGAAAAACCGTCGATTACGGGTTCTACTTCCATCATGGAGAAACTCGTGCCGCGCGATCCGGCCAAAGAATAG